The following are from one region of the Stigmatella ashevillena genome:
- a CDS encoding class I SAM-dependent methyltransferase: MSELLGKALATFSALPAAERFHVRARAFSAPLEAVARRAPPGATIADVGCGHGLLSALLALEDSDRQVFGVDPDARKVRWASTGPGRLPNVHIEVGTVEHLAAAREGQFDAAVVCDVLYLLPEERWLGFLSTVRRLLRPGGRLLLKEAEGDGSWKHYKCLAQEWVMVKLLRRTKAGGALALKPRETLQALLRQAGLEVCETVEMAQGYTTPHILYVSQVPGGPDTSR, translated from the coding sequence CGCGGAGCGTTTTCACGTCCGTGCCCGAGCCTTCTCCGCCCCGCTGGAGGCCGTCGCCCGTCGGGCACCTCCTGGGGCCACCATCGCGGATGTGGGGTGTGGCCATGGGTTGCTCTCGGCCCTGCTCGCCCTGGAGGATTCGGACCGCCAGGTGTTCGGCGTGGATCCGGATGCCCGCAAGGTGCGGTGGGCTTCGACGGGGCCGGGACGGTTGCCCAATGTTCACATCGAAGTGGGCACCGTGGAGCATCTCGCTGCGGCGCGCGAGGGCCAGTTCGATGCCGCGGTGGTGTGTGATGTGCTCTACCTGCTGCCCGAGGAGCGGTGGCTGGGTTTCCTCTCCACGGTGCGGCGCCTGCTGCGTCCGGGAGGAAGGCTGCTGCTGAAGGAGGCCGAAGGAGACGGCTCCTGGAAGCACTACAAGTGCCTCGCGCAGGAGTGGGTGATGGTGAAGCTCCTGCGGAGGACGAAGGCAGGGGGCGCCCTGGCGCTCAAGCCGCGTGAGACGTTGCAGGCCCTGCTCCGGCAGGCAGGGCTCGAGGTGTGCGAGACGGTGGAGATGGCTCAAGGCTACACCACGCCGCACATCCTCTATGTGTCGCAGGTCCCAGGAGGGCCTGACACTTCCCGGTGA
- a CDS encoding sensor histidine kinase, protein MEQAASASGPPSDGQLPSTRQVLIADDDAASRKIAAALLAASDYRIRFATSGEEALAAVGEERPDLVLLDVMMPGLDGFEVCRRLRERLSGEYIPIILVTSLDGRSDVIEGLKAGADDFLHKPVHGAELRARVSNLLKVRAYHQLLASQRDSALATVELLRQQVLHADRLATLGTLAASVSHELNNISQVLRSALDTSSADDDGWAIAENTTSRTVLTHVANHVTELSRTLLHIARPEGGSTPEVELGQTLEEVHNMLRLTGRIRHAEVSLVLPQERCVIRASPVQAQQVFLNLIGNAADAVVATGSPRIEAGIRLQPEGRLEAWVQDNGPGMSEDVLARIFEPFFTTKPLGLGTGLGLSVVKQLVESWGGHIHVQSHPGRGTRMVLDLPAVQAPTP, encoded by the coding sequence GACGCAGCGAGTCGAAAAATCGCTGCCGCCTTGCTGGCGGCCTCGGACTACCGCATTCGCTTTGCCACGAGCGGCGAGGAAGCCTTGGCGGCGGTGGGGGAGGAGCGGCCCGACCTGGTGTTGCTCGACGTCATGATGCCGGGCCTCGATGGCTTCGAGGTGTGCCGTCGGCTGCGCGAGCGATTGAGCGGCGAATACATCCCCATCATCCTGGTCACGTCGCTGGATGGACGCAGCGATGTCATCGAAGGGCTGAAGGCAGGGGCTGACGACTTTCTCCACAAACCCGTGCACGGCGCCGAGCTGAGGGCCCGGGTCTCCAATCTCCTCAAGGTGCGGGCCTACCACCAGCTCTTGGCCTCCCAACGGGACAGCGCGCTCGCCACGGTGGAGCTGCTGCGCCAGCAGGTGCTGCACGCGGATCGCCTGGCCACTTTGGGCACGCTGGCCGCCAGTGTCAGCCACGAGCTGAACAACATTTCCCAAGTGCTCCGCAGCGCCCTGGACACAAGCAGTGCGGATGATGACGGCTGGGCCATCGCGGAGAACACGACCTCCAGGACGGTGCTCACCCACGTGGCCAACCACGTCACCGAGCTGTCGAGGACCCTCCTCCACATCGCCCGTCCCGAGGGAGGCTCAACCCCCGAGGTCGAGCTGGGCCAGACCCTGGAAGAAGTCCACAACATGCTCCGGCTCACCGGGCGCATCCGCCATGCGGAGGTTTCCCTGGTCTTGCCCCAGGAGCGCTGTGTCATCCGCGCCAGCCCCGTGCAGGCCCAGCAGGTATTCCTCAACCTGATCGGCAATGCCGCGGACGCGGTGGTGGCCACGGGCAGCCCCCGCATCGAAGCGGGCATCCGGCTCCAGCCGGAAGGGCGACTCGAGGCCTGGGTGCAGGACAACGGCCCGGGCATGTCCGAAGACGTCCTCGCCCGCATCTTCGAGCCCTTCTTCACCACCAAGCCCCTGGGCCTTGGAACGGGCCTGGGCCTTTCCGTCGTCAAGCAGCTCGTCGAGTCCTGGGGAGGCCACATCCACGTCCAGAGCCACCCTGGGCGGGGCACGCGCATGGTGCTCGACCTCCCGGCCGTCCAAGCGCCCACGCCGTGA